A single region of the Bombus fervidus isolate BK054 chromosome 18, iyBomFerv1, whole genome shotgun sequence genome encodes:
- the LOC139996623 gene encoding asparagine--tRNA ligase, cytoplasmic-like: MPVMESSKSLFDAIYTSQKYGNDETGNGSDTNPFKTILRAMRYVGKEPFPPFYQDSQEDGKKYVIVSKSQFKKAQKIWARNEYKNEDKQKKLLEDEEKRLKNLEEAKTIIIQEDTTLSPAICIKIRDSIYHRDQRVKLFGWVHRLRRQGRALMFITLRDGTGFLQCVLSNILCQTYNALTLSTEASIEIFGTLKIVPEGKNAPNGHELHVDYWRLIGTSPPGGADSILNEEALPDVQLDNRHIMIRGENTSRVLLVRSVLMQAFRDHFNEKGYSEVTPPTLVQTQVEGGSTLFKLDYFGEEAFLTQSSQLYLETCLPAMGDVYCIAQSYRAEQSRTRRHLAEYTHVEAEYAFITFEELLDRLEDMICDVVDRVLKSKFGYLVKELNPDFKIPRKPFKRMDYKDAIEYLQINNITKDDGTFYEFGEDIPEMPERKMTDIINEPIMLCRFPAEIKSFYMQRCADDKRLTESVDVLLPNVGEIVGGSMRIWDYDELLEGYSRANIDPKPYYWYTDQRKYGTCPHGGFGLGLERFLCWLLNRYHIREACLYPRFLERCRP; this comes from the exons ATGCCAGTGATGGAGTCTTCTAAATCATTATTTG ATGCAATTTATACTTCTCAAAAGTATGGGAACGATGAGACTGGCAATGGTTCTGACACTAATCCTTTTAAAACGATTTTAAGAGCGATGCGTTATGTAGGAAAAGAACCATTTCCACCATTTTATCAAGATTCTCAGGAGGATGGAAAAAAATATGTGATAGTATCGAAATCACAATTTAAAAAAGCACAAAAAATTTGGGCAAggaatgaatataaaaatgaagacAAACAAAAGAAGTTATTAGAGGATGAAgagaaaagattgaaaaacTTGGAAGAAGCTAAAACAATTATAATTCAAGAAGATACTACTTTGTCACCtgcaatttgtataaaaattcgagatAGTATCTATCATCGAGATCAACGAGTAAAACTTTTTGGATGGGTGCATAGGCTTAGGCGTCaag GGAGGGCACTTATGTTTATTACATTGAGAGATGGAACAGGTTTTCTACAATGTGTACTTAGCAATATTTTATGTCAGACGTATAATGCGTTAACCTTATCCACAGAAGCTTCcattgaaatatttggaaCTCTCAAGATTGTTCCAGAGGGAAAAAAT GCTCCGAATGGACATGAATTACATGTTGATTATTGGAGATTAATAGGAACATCTCCTCCTGGTGGTGCAGATTCCATTTTAAACGAAGAAGCTCTTCCTGATGTGCAGTTAGATAATAGACATATTATGATTCGTGGTGAAAAT ACATCTCGCGTATTACTTGTGAGATCTGTGTTGATGCAGGCATTTAGGGATCACTTTAATGAAAAAGGTTACAGCGAAGTAACACCACCAACATTAGTGCAAACGCAGGTAGAAGGTGGATCAACATTGTTCAAGCTAGATTACTTTGG AGAAGAAGCATTCTTGACTCAAAGTTCACAGCTTTATTTAGAAACTTGCCTTCCAGCAATGGGTgatgtatattgtattgcgcagTCTTATAGAGCAGAACAATCTCGGACTCGGAGACATCTTGCAGA ATATACACATGTGGAGGCAGAATATGCATTTATTACATTCGAAGAATTATTGGATCGATTAGAAGATATGATATGTGATGTCGTTGATCGTGTCCTTAAATCAAAGTTTGGTTATTTAGTCAAAGAATTAAATCCTGATTTTAAAATACCACGAAAGCCATTCAAAAGAATGGATTACAAGGATGCAATCGAATATCTTCAAATTAACAATATAACCAAAGATGATGGAACATTTTATGAATTTGGCGAA GACATTCCAGAAATGCCAGAGAGAAAAATGACcgatataataaatgaacCGATAATGTTGTGTAGATTTCCTGCAGAAATCAAATCATTTTATATGCAACGTTGCGCTGATGACAAACGTCTTACAGAATCGGTGGATGTGCTTTTACCGAATGTTGGTGAGATAGTTGGAGGTTCGATGCGTATTTGGGACTATGATGAATTGTTGGAAGGCTATTCTCGTGCAAACATAGACCCAAAAC
- the Tbp gene encoding TATA binding protein: protein MDQMLPSPGFSIPSIGTPLHQPEEDQQILPNALQQQQQQQSQQPQQQYQLQQLHTMSPNIQSGMLMIGTPQKTMHAYATAPTFATPQSLMQPQTPQNMMSPHLQNSNHIAPPSIAPSTPGPMTPMTPASADPAILPQLQNIVSTVNLNCKLDLKKIALHARNAEYNPKRFAAVIMRIREPRTTALIFSSGKMVCTGAKSEEDSRLAARKYARIIQKLGFPAKFLDFKIQNMVGSCDVKFPIRLEGLVLTHGQFSSYEPELFPGLIYRMVKPRIVLLIFVSGKVVLTGAKVRQEIYEAFDNIYPILKSFKKQ from the exons atggatCAGATGTTGCCCAGTCCCGGATTTAGCATACCAAGCATTGGTACTCCTTTACATCAACCAGAGGAGGATCAGCAAATTTTGCCTAATGCAttacaacaacagcaacagcaacaatcGCAGCAACCACAACAACAATATCAATTACAACAATTGCATACTATGAGTCCAAACATCCAAAGTGGAATGCTTATGATTGGGACGCCACAAAAAACTATGCATGCCTATGCAACAGCACCTACTTTTGCAACACCACAAAGTCTTATGCAACCACAGACACCG cAAAATATGATGTCTCCACATCTACAAAATAGTAATCATATAGCTCCTCCATCTATAGCGCCGTCTACTCCTGGTCCTATGACACCTATGACACCAGCTTCTGCAGATCCAGCAATACTACCACAACTTCA GAATATTGTTTCTACAGTTAATTTAAACTGCAagttagatttaaaaaaaatagctCTTCATGCTAGAAATGCAGAATATAATCCAAAGAGATTTGCCGCAGTTATTATGAGGATAAGGGAACCAAGAACTACtgctttaatatttagtagtgGAAAAATGGTTTGCACTGGAGCAAAAAGTGAAGAAGATTCTCGATTAGCTGCAAGAAAGTATGCCAGAATTATTCAAAAGCTTGGTTTTCCA GCAAAATTTCTTGATTTCAAAATACAAAACATGGTAGGCAGCTGTGATGTGAAATTTCCAATTAGATTAGAAGGATTAGTACTTACACATGGACAATTCTCTTCATATGAACCAGAACTCTTCCCTGGATTAATATATCGTATGGTTAAACCCAGAATCGTTTTACTGATATTTGTTTCAGGAAAAGTAGTTTTAACAG GAGCAAAAGTTAGGCAGGAGATCTATGAAGCATTTGATAATATCTATCCTATTTTGAAGAGTTTTAAAAagcaatga
- the LOC139996640 gene encoding exosome complex component MTR3, which translates to MPIDQKRINGPEVTVPYHIYSDLDEKSDKVKHDLSERSDKRTNNEMRKIFLKTGIISQAKGSAYIELGNTKVVCSVFDPREVSNKNGYCAQGEIYCEFKFAPFSCQKRKIHQQNAEEKQYSLILQRALEPAVCLHEFPNFQVDVYIMVLDNAGSSLAAAIMAASTALANAGVPMFGLVTASTIGIYDNHYLMDPTDIEEAICNTQPDNQGDFNHGTITLASLPQHNQISEVFLIGSINTNSIVQATEILTTANKDICPVLQQCLVKTIMKLHN; encoded by the exons ATGCCTATCGATCAAAAACGGATTAATGGTCCAGAAGTAACCGTGCCTTATCATATTTACTCTGATCTCGATGAAAAAAGTGACAAAGTAAAACATGATCTTAGTGAAAGAAGTGATAAACGAACCAACAATGAAATGCGGAAAATAT ttTTAAAAACAGGTATAATTAGTCAAGCCAAAGGTTCTGCATATATAGAATTGGGAAATACAAAAGTAGTTTGTTCGGTGTTTGATCCTAGGGAAGTTTCAAACAAGAATGGCTACTGCGCACAAGGAGAAATTTATTgtgaatttaaatttgcaCCATTCTCTTGtcaaaaacgaaaaattcatCAGCAAAATGCAGAAGAAAAACAATATAGCTTAATTTTACAAAGGGCATTAGAACCAGCTGTGTGCTTG CATGAATTTCCTAATTTTCAAGTAGATGTATATATAATGGTCTTGGATAATGCTGGTTCTTCATTAGCAGCTGCAATTATGGCTGCTAGTACTGCTTTAGCTAATGCAGGTGTTCCTATGTTTGGTTTAGTTACAGCTTCTACTATA GGTATATATGATAATCATTACCTAATGGATCCTACGGACATAGAAGAAGCAATATGCAATACACAACCAGATAATCAAGGCGATTTTAATCATGGGACGATTACATTAGCTAGTCTTCCACAACATAATCAAATATCtgaagtatttttaattggcAGTATTAACACAAACTCTATTGTACAAGCAACAGAAATTTTAACAACAGCTAATAAAGATATTTGTCCTGTACTTCAACAATGTTTAGTAAAAACTATTATGAAACTACATAATTAA
- the Nd-18 gene encoding NADH:ubiquinone oxidoreductase subunit 18 isoform X1 yields the protein MALRILSLLCPGSNSTRYGLVVFHDVSFFVSFLVENKKIKKNYILTRRFFANTGADTKPKSEIIVSKRLKTDLIPEEEQLARKAREETLIVVSECEDVGSCSGVPETHIKTRRVRIYCPAKNAMQSGTNNINYWQLDFDTRERWENPLMGWTSTGDPLSNVQVAFATKEEAIAHCNKMGWEYYIQKPNVNSPKPRSYGTNFSWNKRTRVSTK from the exons ATGGCACTTCgtatattatcgttattatgtCCAGGCAGTAATTCTACAAGATATGGGTTGGTTGTGTTCCATGatgtttccttttttgtttcctttcttgttgaaaataagaaaattaaaaagaattatat ATTAACAAGAAGATTTTTCGCAAATACAGGTGCAGATACTAAACcaaaaagtgaaataatagtATCAAAAAGACTCAAAACTGATTTGATACCTGAAGAAGAACAGTTGGCTCGAAAAGCTAGGGAAGAAACATTAATTGTTGTATCAGAGTGTGAAGATGTTGGTAGTTGTTCAGGAGTTCCAGAAACTCATATAAAAACTCGTAGAGTACGTATTTATTGTCCTGCAAAAAATGCTATGCAATCTGGAAcaaataacataaattattgGCAATTGGACTTTGATACACGTGAACGTTGGGAGAATCCTCTTATGGGATGGACTTCCAC TGGAGACCCTTTGTCTAATGTTCAGGTAGCATTTGCTACAAAGGAAGAAGCTATTGCACATTGTAATAAGATGGGATGGGAATATTATATTCAGAAACCAAATGTTAATAGTCCCAAGCCTCGTAGTTATGGTACCAACTTTTCATGGAACAAGCGTACTAGAGTTTCgaccaaataa
- the Nd-18 gene encoding NADH:ubiquinone oxidoreductase subunit 18 isoform X2, producing MALRILSLLCPGSNSTRYGLTRRFFANTGADTKPKSEIIVSKRLKTDLIPEEEQLARKAREETLIVVSECEDVGSCSGVPETHIKTRRVRIYCPAKNAMQSGTNNINYWQLDFDTRERWENPLMGWTSTGDPLSNVQVAFATKEEAIAHCNKMGWEYYIQKPNVNSPKPRSYGTNFSWNKRTRVSTK from the exons ATGGCACTTCgtatattatcgttattatgtCCAGGCAGTAATTCTACAAGATATGG ATTAACAAGAAGATTTTTCGCAAATACAGGTGCAGATACTAAACcaaaaagtgaaataatagtATCAAAAAGACTCAAAACTGATTTGATACCTGAAGAAGAACAGTTGGCTCGAAAAGCTAGGGAAGAAACATTAATTGTTGTATCAGAGTGTGAAGATGTTGGTAGTTGTTCAGGAGTTCCAGAAACTCATATAAAAACTCGTAGAGTACGTATTTATTGTCCTGCAAAAAATGCTATGCAATCTGGAAcaaataacataaattattgGCAATTGGACTTTGATACACGTGAACGTTGGGAGAATCCTCTTATGGGATGGACTTCCAC TGGAGACCCTTTGTCTAATGTTCAGGTAGCATTTGCTACAAAGGAAGAAGCTATTGCACATTGTAATAAGATGGGATGGGAATATTATATTCAGAAACCAAATGTTAATAGTCCCAAGCCTCGTAGTTATGGTACCAACTTTTCATGGAACAAGCGTACTAGAGTTTCgaccaaataa